One region of Mycolicibacterium insubricum genomic DNA includes:
- a CDS encoding tyrosine-type recombinase/integrase, whose protein sequence is MPRQRLAPGEHGKITDTRRGDIYCATTYLRLYSGKLRERVATSRKSPEDARRELKRRIAAELAAGEPTGVVNHKTTLGGLFEAWISGKVTEAGLKPQTEQHYRDAWRVHSADQIGELRITELTTARADTHLKNMPASAGRTTRVVLVGMYGLAARHDAVKVSPIRETRLPKHERKPARAITGMELEQVRQAVKVYATPTGRGGPRRGVMLGAYVELLAATGVRPGEVLATRWADVDLLGDPPTVTVTGTLIDHGVIAGMPLHRQDARKGDAPAHTVVLPAFGARVLAELFAVTGPDGPVLANRDGGWLSASNIASSLREALAPHPELKWVTPHSFRRSVATVVRDGLGVEAAQHQLGHAQLATTEGHYVQRRTEGPDTRAVLDRWASNGNG, encoded by the coding sequence ATGCCTAGGCAGCGACTCGCGCCCGGTGAGCACGGCAAGATCACCGACACTCGCCGGGGTGACATCTACTGTGCGACAACGTATCTCCGGTTGTATTCCGGGAAGCTGCGCGAGCGGGTGGCAACGTCGCGCAAGTCGCCCGAAGATGCACGCCGGGAGCTGAAACGCCGCATTGCCGCCGAGCTGGCCGCCGGCGAGCCCACCGGCGTCGTCAACCACAAGACGACGCTCGGCGGGCTGTTCGAGGCGTGGATCTCGGGCAAGGTCACCGAGGCCGGACTGAAGCCGCAGACCGAGCAGCACTACCGGGATGCGTGGCGAGTCCACAGCGCCGACCAGATCGGCGAACTGCGAATTACCGAACTGACCACCGCCCGCGCAGATACGCACCTCAAGAACATGCCGGCGTCAGCCGGCCGGACGACACGCGTCGTGCTCGTCGGCATGTACGGCCTCGCAGCCCGCCACGATGCGGTCAAGGTGTCACCGATCCGGGAAACGCGCCTACCGAAGCACGAGCGGAAACCGGCGAGGGCGATCACCGGGATGGAGCTGGAGCAGGTACGCCAGGCCGTGAAGGTGTACGCGACGCCGACCGGCCGGGGCGGCCCGCGCCGCGGAGTGATGCTCGGCGCCTATGTCGAGTTGCTGGCCGCGACCGGCGTCCGGCCCGGCGAGGTCCTGGCAACCAGGTGGGCCGATGTCGACTTGCTCGGGGATCCGCCGACCGTCACCGTCACCGGGACGTTGATCGACCACGGCGTCATTGCGGGGATGCCGCTGCACCGACAGGATGCGCGCAAGGGTGACGCACCGGCGCACACGGTGGTGCTGCCCGCGTTCGGGGCGCGGGTGCTCGCCGAGCTGTTCGCCGTCACCGGCCCCGACGGCCCGGTGCTCGCCAACCGTGACGGAGGTTGGCTGTCGGCGTCGAACATCGCCAGCTCGTTGCGGGAAGCGCTCGCACCGCACCCGGAACTGAAGTGGGTCACGCCGCACTCGTTCCGGCGGTCGGTGGCGACGGTGGTCCGGGATGGCCTGGGCGTCGAGGCTGCGCAGCACCAGCTCGGGCACGCGCAGCTCGCCACGACCGAAGGGCACTACGTGCAGCGCCGGACGGAGGGGCCCGATACCCGGGCTGTGCTGGACCGATGGGCCAGCAACGGGAACGGCTGA